In Papio anubis isolate 15944 chromosome 17, Panubis1.0, whole genome shotgun sequence, the following are encoded in one genomic region:
- the CHD3 gene encoding chromodomain-helicase-DNA-binding protein 3 isoform X13, giving the protein MKEADTVILWARSKNDQLRISFPPGLCWGDRMPDKDDIRLLPSALGVKKRKRGPKKQKENKPGKPRKRKKRDSEEEFGSERDEYREKSESGGSEYGTGPGRKRRRKHREKKEKKTKRRKKGEGDGGQKQVEQKSSATLLLTWGLEDVEHVFSEEDYHTLTNYKAFSQFMRPLIAKKNPKIPMSKMMTILGAKWREFSANNPFKGSAAAVAAAAAAAAAAVAEQVSAAVSSATPIAPSGPPALPPPPAADIQPPPIRRAKTKEGKGPGHKRRSKSPRVPDGRKKLRGKKMAPLKIKLGLLGGKRKKGGSYVFQSDEGPEPEAEESDLDSGSVHSASGRPDGPVRTKKLKRGRPGRKKKKVLGCPAVAGEEEVDGYETDHQDYCEVCQQGGEIILCDTCPRAYHLVCLDPELDRAPEGKWSCPHCEKEGVQWEAKEEEEEYEEEGEEEGEKEEEDDHMEYCRVCKDGGELLCCDACISSYHIHCLNPPLPDIPNGEWLCPRCTCPVLKGRVQKILHWRWGEPPVAVPAPQQADGNPDVPAPRPLQGRSEREFFVKWVGLSYWHCSWAKELQLEIFHLVMYRNYQRKNDMDEPPPLDYGSGEDDGKSDKRKVKDPHYAEMEEKYYRFGIKPEWMTVHRIINHSVDKKGNYHYLVKWRDLPYDQSTWEEDEMNIPEYEEHKQSYWRHRELIMGEDPAQPRKYKKKKKELQGDGPPSSPTNDPTVKYETQPRFITATGGTLHMYQLEGLNWLRFSWAQGTDTILADEMGLGKTIQTIVFLYSLYKEGHTKGPFLVSAPLSTIINWEREFQMWAPKFYVVTYTGDKDSRAIIRENEFSFEDNAIKGGKKAFKMKREAQVKFHVLLTSYELITIDQAALGSIRWACLVVDEAHRLKNNQSKFFRVLNGYKIDHKLLLTGTPLQNNLEELFHLLNFLTPERFNNLEGFLEEFADISKEDQIKKLHDLLGPHMLRRLKADVFKNMPAKTELIVRVELSPMQKKYYKYILTRNFEALNSRGGGNQVSLLNIMMDLKKCCNHPYLFPVAAMESPKLPSGAYEGGALIKSSGKLMLLQKMLRKLKEQGHRVLIFSQMTKMLDLLEDFLDYEGYKYERIDGGITGALRQEAIDRFNAPGAQQFCFLLSTRAGGLGINLATADTVIIFDSDWNPHNDIQAFSRAHRIGQANKVMIYRFVTRASVEERITQVAKRKMMLTHLVVRPGLGSKAGSMSKQELDDILKFGTEELFKDENEGENKEEDSSVIHYDNEAIARLLDRNQDATEDTDVQNMNEYLSSFKVAQYVVREEDKIEEIEREIIKQEENVDPDYWEKLLRHHYEQQQEDLARNLGKGKRVRKQVNYNDAAQEDQDNQSEYSVGSEEEDEDFDERPEGRRQSKRQLRNEKDKPLPPLLARVGGNIEVLGFNTRQRKAFLNAVMRWGMPPQDAFTTQWLVRDLRGKTEKEFKAYVSLFMRHLCEPGADGSETFADGVPREGLSRQQVLTRIGVMSLVKKKVQEFEHINGRWSMPELMPDPSADSKRSSRASSPTKTSPTTPEASATNSPCTSKPATPAPSEKGEGIRTPLEKEEAENQEEKPEKNSRIGEKMDTEVDAPSPAPSLGERLEPRKIPLEDEVPGVPGEMELEPGYRGDREKSATESTPGERGEEKPMDGQEHRERPEGEAGDLGKREDVKGDRELRPGPRDEPRSNGRREEKTEKPRFMFNIADGGFTELHTLWQNEERAAISSGKLNEIWHRRHDYWLLAGIVLHGYARWQDIQNDAQFAIINEPFKTEANKGNFLEMKNKFLARRFKLLEQALVIEEQLRRAAYLNLSQEPAHPAMALHARFAEAECLAESHQHLSKESLAGNKPANAVLHKVLNQLEELLSDMKADVTRLPATLSRIPPIAARLQMSERSILSRLASKGTEPHPTPAFPPGPYATPPGYGAAFSAAPVGALAAAGANYSQMPAGSFITAATNGPPVLVKKEKEMVGALVSDGLDRKEPRAGEVICIDD; this is encoded by the exons ATGAAGGAGGCAGACACTGTGATCCTGTGGGCAAGAAGTAAAAATGACCAGCTGAGGATTTCTTTTCCTCCAGGACTGTGTTGGGGTGACAGGATGCCTG ATAAGGATGACATTCGGCTGCTGCCTTCAGCATTGGGTGTGAAGAAGAGAAAACGAGGACCCAAGAAACAGAAGGAGAACAAGCCAGGAAAACCCCGAAAACGCAAGAAGCGT gacAGTGAGGAGGAATTTGGTTCTGAGCGAGATGAGTACCGGGAGAAGTCAGAGAGTGGGGGGAGTGAATATGGAACCGGACCAGGTCGGAAACGAAGAAGGAAGCACcgagaaaaaaaggagaagaagacaAAGCGGCGGAAAAAGGGGGAGGGAGATGGGGGGCAAAAG CAAGTGGAACAGAAGTCATCAGCAACTCTGCTTCTGACCTGGGGCCTGGAGGATGTGGAGCATGTGTTCTCTGAGGAGGATTACCACACACTCACCAACTACAAAGCCTTCAGCCAGTTCATGAG GCCCCTGATTGCTAAGAAGAATCCTAAGATCCCAATGTCTAAGATGATGACCATCCTTGGGGCCAAATGGAGAGAGTTCAGCGCCAACAACCCCTTCAAGGGGTCAGCAGCTGCTGtggcggcggcagcggcagcagcagcagcagctgtagCTGAGCAGGTGTCAGCTGCTGTCTCATCGGCCACCCCCATAGCACCCTCCGGACCCCCCGCCCTTCCACCACCCCCTGCTGCTGATATCCAGCCCCCACCCATCCGAAGAGCCAAAACCAAAGAGGGCAAAG GTCCAGGCCATAAGAGACGGAGTAAGAGCCCCCGAGTGCCTGATGGACGCAAGAAGCTTCGGGGAAAGAAAATGGCACCGCTCAAAATAAAACTAGGGCTGCTGGGtggcaagaggaagaaaggaggctcG TATGTTTTTCAGAGTGACGAAGGTCCTGAACCAGAGGCTGAGGAGTCAGACCTGGACAGTGGCAGTGTCCACAGTGCCTCAGGCCGGCCTGATGGCCCTGTCCGCACCAAGAAACTAAAGAGAGGCCGgccaggaaggaagaagaagaagg TCCTGGGCTGTCCTGCAGTGGccggggaggaggaggttgaTGGCTACGAGACGGATCACCAGGATTACTGTGAGGTGTGCCAGCAGGGTGGGGAAATTATTCTGTGTGACACCTGCCCTCGTGCCTACCACCTCGTCTGCCTTGATCCTGAGCTTGACCGGGCTCCCGAGGGCAAATGGAGCTGCCCTCACTGT GAGAAGGAGGGGGTCcagtgggaggccaaggaggaagaggaggaatacgaagaggagggagaggaggaaggggagaaggaggaggaggatgatcACATGGAGTACTGCCGCGTGTGCAAGGACGGCGGGGAGCTGCTGTGCTGTGACGCGTGCATCTCTTCCTACCACATTCATTGTCTAAACCCTCCCCTGCCTGACATTCCCAATGGTGAATGGCTGTGTCCCCGATGCACA TGCCCTGTGCTGAAGGGTCGAGTGCAGAAGATCCTGCATTGGCGGTGGGGGGAGCCGCCTGTAGCAGTGCCAGCCCCTCAACAGGCAGACGGGAATCCAGATGTCCCAGCCCCGCGTCCTCTTCAAGGCAGATCAGAGCGAGAGTTCTTTGTCAAGTGGGTGGGACTATCCTACTGGCACTGCTCCTGGGCCAAGGAGCTTCAG CTGGAAATCTTCCATTTGGTTATGTACCGAAACTACCAGCGGAAGAATGACATGGATGAGCCCCCGCCCCTGGACTATGGCTCCGGCGAGGATGATGGGAAGAGTGACAAGCGTAAAGTGAAAGACCCACACTATGCTGAGATGGAGGAGAAGTACTATCGTTTTGGCATCAAGCCAGAGTGGATGACTGTCCACCGTATCATCAACCACAG TGTGGATAAAAAGGGGAATTACCACTATCTAGTAAAATGGAGGGACTTGCCATATGACCAGTCCACGTGGGAGGAAGATGAAATGAATATCCCTGAATATGAAGAACATAAGCAAAGCTACTGGAGACACCG AGAACTAATTATGGGGGAAGACCCTGCCCAGCCCCGGAagtataagaaaaagaagaaggagctACAGGGTGATGGGCCTCCCAGTTCTCCCACTAATGAT CCTACCGTGAAATATGAGACTCAGCCACGGTTTATCACAGCCACTGGAGgcaccctgcacatgtaccagCTGGAAGGGCTGAACTGGCTGCGCTTCTCCTGGGCCCAGGGCACTGATACCATTCTAGCTGATGAGATGGGGCTGGGCAAGACCATACAAACTATTGTCTTCCTCTACTCACTCTATAAGGAG GGCCACACAAAAGGTCCCTTCCTGGTGAGTGCCCCACTCTCTACCATCATTAACTGGGAGCGGGAGTTCCAGATGTGGGCACCCAAATTCTATGTGGTGACATACACGGGTGACAAGGATAGCCGGGCCATCATTCGTGAGAATGAATTCTCCTTTGAGGACAACGCCATCAAAGGGGGCAAGAAAGCTTTTAAGATGAAG AGGGAGGCACAGGTGAAGTTCCACGTTCTCCTGACATCGTATGAGCTGATCACCATTGATCAGGCAGCACTCGGTTCTATCCGCTGGGCCTGTCTTGTGGTAGATGAGGCCCATCGACTCAAGAACAACCAGTCCAAG TTTTTCAGGGTTCTCAATGGTTACAAGATAGATCATAAGTTGCTGCTGACAGGAACCCCATTGCAGAACAATCTGGAGGAGCTCTTCCATCTCCTGAACTTCCTCACCCCAGAGAGATTTAA CAACttggagggcttcctggaggagttTGCTGACATATCCAAAGAGGACCAGATCAAGAAACTGCATGATTTGCTGGGGCCACATATGCTACGGAGGCTCAAGGCAGATGTCTTTAAGAACATGCCAGCCAAGACAGAGCTCATCGTTCGGGTGGAGCTAAGCCCCATGCAGAA GAAATACTACAAGTACATCCTGACTCGAAATTTTGAGGCCTTGAATTCACGAGGTGGTGGGAACCAGGTGTCGCTGCTTAATATCATGATGGATCTTAAGAAGTGCTGCAACCATCCATACCTTTTTCCCGTGGCTGCTATG GAGTCCCCCAAACTCCCCAGTGGGGCTTATGAGGGTGGGGCACTTATTAAGTCATCTGGGAAGCTCATGCTGCTCCAGAAGATGCTGCGAAAGCTGAAGGAGCAAGGACACCGAGTACTCATCTTCTCGCAG ATGACCAAAATGTTAGACTTGCTTGAGGACTTCTTAGACTATGAAGGCTACAAGTATGAACGCATCGATGGTGGCATCACTGGTGCCCTGAGGCAGGAAGCCATCGATCGGTTTAATG CTCCTGGAGCCCAACAATTCTGCTTCCTCCTGTCCACCCGAGCTGGGGGCCTGGGCATCAATCTGGCCACTGCTGACACTGTCATCATCTTTGATTCTGACTGGAACCCCCATAATGACATCCAG GCCTTTAGCCGGGCTCATCGGATTGGCCAGGCCAACAAAGTGATGATTTACCGGTTTGTGACTCGTGCGTCAGTGGAAGAGCGAATCACACAAGTGGCCAAAAGAAAGATGATGCTGACACACCTGGTTGTGCGGCCTGGGCTGGGCTCCAAGGCAGGCTCCATGTCTAAGCAGGAGCTTGACGACATTCTCAAATTTGGCACTGAAGAGCTGTTCAAGGATGAAAACGAGG GGGAGAACAAGGAGGAAGACAGCAGTGTGATTCATTATGACAATGAGGCCATCGCTCGGCTGTTGGACCGGAACCAGGATGCAACTGAGGACACTGACGTGCAGAACATGAATGAGTATCTCAGCTCCTTCAAAGTGGCACAGTACGTCGTGCGGGAAGAAGACAAG ATTGAGGAAATTGAGCGAGAGATCATCAAGCAGGAGGAGAACGTGGACCCTGACTACTGGGAGAAGCTGCTGAGGCATCACTATGAGCAACAGCAGGAAGACCTAGCCCGGAATCTAGGCAAGGGCAAGCGGGTTCGCAAGCAAGTTAACTACAATGATGCTGCTCAGGAAGACCAAG ACAACCAGTCAGAGTACTCGGTGGGTtcagaggaggaggatgaagactTCGATGAACGTCCTGAAG GGCGTAGACAGTCAAAGAGGCAGCTCCGGAATGAGAAAGATAAGCCACTGCCTCCACTGCTGGCCCGAGTCGGGGGCAACATTGAG GTGCTGGGCTTCAATACCCGTCAGCGGAAGGCTTTCCTCAATGCCGTGATGCGCTGGGGGATGCCACCACAGGATGCCTTCACCACGCAGTGGCTGGTGCGGGACCTGAGGGGCAAGACTGAGAAGGAGTTTAA GGCCTATGTATCTTTGTTCATGCGCCATCTGTGTGAGCCTGGGGCAGACGGCTCTGAAACCTTTGCCGATGGGGTCCCTCGGGAGGGACTGAGTCGCCAGCAGGTGTTGACCCGCATTGGAGTCATGTCTCTCGTCAAGAAGAAG GTGCAGGAGTTTGAGCACATCAATGGGCGTTGGTCAATGCCGGAACTGATGCCCGACCCCAGCGCTGACTCTAAGCGCTCCTCCAGAGCCTCCTCTCCTACCAAAACGTCTCCCACCACTCCTGAGGCTTCTGCTACCAACAGTCCCTGCACCTCTAAACCTG CTACTCCAGCTCCAAGTGAGAAAGGAGAAGGCATAAGGACTCCTCTTGAGAAGGAGGAAGCTGAAAACCAGGAGGAAAAGCCAGAGAAGAACAGCAGAATTGGGGAGAAGATGGACACAGAG GTTGatgcccccagcccagccccatcACTCGGGGAGCGGCTGGAGCCAAGGAAGATTCCTCTAGAGGATGAGGTGCCAGGGGTACCTGGAGAGATGGAGCTTGAACCTGGGTACCGTGGGGACAGAGAGAAGTCAG CCACAGAGTCGACGCCAGGAGAAAGGGGGGAGGAGAAGCCGATGGATGGACAGGAACACAGGGAGAGGCCGGAGGGGGAAGCAGGGGATTTGGGCAAGAGAG AAGATGTAAAAGGTGACCGGGAGCTTCGACCAGGGCCTCGAGATGAGCCACGGTCCAATGGGCGAcgagaggaaaagacagagaagcCCCGGTTCATGTTCAATATCGCAGATGGTGGCTTCACAG AGCTTCACACACTGTGGCAGAATGAGGAACGGGCAGCTATTTCCTCAGGCAAACTCAATGAGATCTGGCACAGAAGACACGACTACTGGCTTCTGGCTGGGATTGTCCT CCATGGCTATGCACGGTGGCAGGACATCCAGAATGATGCTCAATTTGCCATTATCAACGAGCCATTTAAAACTGAAGCCAATAAGGGGAACTTTCTGGAGATGAAAAATAAGTTCCTGGCCCGGAGGTTCAAG CTCCTGGAGCAGGCGCTGGTGATTGAGGAGCAGCTGCGGCGGGCGGCCTACCTGAACCTGTCGCAGGAGCCGGCGCACCCCGCCATGGCCCTCCACGCCCGCTTCGCCGAGGCCGAGTGCCTGGCCGAGAGCCACCAGCACCTCTCCAAGGAGTCGCTGGCGGGGAACAAGCCGGCCAACGCCGTCCTGCACAAGG TTCTGAACCAGCTGGAGGAGTTGCTGAGCGACATGAAGGCGGACGTGACCCGCCTGCCAGCCACGCTATCCCGAATACCCCCCATCGCAGCCCGCCTTCAGATGTCCGAGCGCAGCATCCTCAGCCGGCTGGCCAGCAAGGGCACGGAGCCTCACCCCACACCG GCCTTCCCCCCGGGTCCCTACGCTACACCTCCGGGGTACGGGGCGGCCTTCAGCGCCGCACCCGTAGGGGCCCTGGCCGCCGCAGGCGCCAATTACAGCCAGATGCCTGCAGGGTCCTTCATCACAG CCGCCACCAACGGCCCTCCAGTGCT